A DNA window from Massilia putida contains the following coding sequences:
- a CDS encoding NAD(P)(+) transhydrogenase (Re/Si-specific) subunit beta, producing MNAISMNLVTLLYLMASICFIQALKGLSSPASARMGNAFGMAGMAIAALTTVALIVKLQAMMATGSFGFGLVLLGTVVGGGIGAVAARKVEMTKMPELVAAMHSLIGLAAVCIAVAAVSEPWAFRIAEQGQPLPFGNRIELFIGTFVGAVTFSGSVIAFGKLSGKYKFRLFQGAPVRFAGQHMVNLAIAVAIVALGLVFCFDDGAATAWMPYIVMTALSFLLGVLIIIPIGGADMPVVVSMLNSYSGWAAAGIGFSLNNAMLIIAGSLVGSSGAILSYIMCKAMNRSFFNVILGGFGGDVGTTAAGEQAQRPVKSGSADDATFIMSNAESVIIVPGYGLAVARAQHSLKELVEKLTHKGVAVRYAIHPVAGRMPGHMNVLLAEAEVPYDQVFEMEDINAEFGQTDVVLVLGANDVVNPAAKDPKSPIAGMPILEAYKAKSIIVNKRSMASGYAGLDNDLFYQPNTMMVFGDAKKVIEDMVKAVD from the coding sequence ATGAACGCCATTTCCATGAACCTCGTCACGCTGCTCTACCTGATGGCCTCGATCTGCTTCATCCAGGCGTTGAAAGGCCTGTCCTCGCCCGCGAGCGCGCGCATGGGCAACGCGTTCGGCATGGCGGGCATGGCGATCGCTGCGCTCACCACCGTCGCCCTGATCGTCAAGCTGCAGGCGATGATGGCCACCGGGTCGTTCGGCTTCGGCCTCGTCCTGCTGGGGACCGTCGTCGGCGGCGGCATCGGCGCGGTCGCGGCCCGCAAGGTCGAGATGACCAAGATGCCGGAACTGGTGGCCGCCATGCACTCGCTGATCGGCCTGGCCGCCGTGTGCATCGCGGTGGCCGCCGTGTCGGAGCCGTGGGCCTTCCGCATCGCCGAGCAGGGCCAGCCCCTCCCCTTCGGCAACCGCATCGAACTCTTCATCGGCACGTTCGTCGGCGCCGTCACGTTCTCCGGTTCCGTCATCGCCTTCGGAAAACTGTCCGGTAAATACAAGTTCCGCCTGTTCCAGGGCGCTCCCGTGCGCTTCGCCGGCCAGCATATGGTGAACCTCGCGATCGCCGTCGCCATCGTCGCGCTGGGCCTCGTGTTCTGCTTCGACGACGGCGCCGCGACGGCCTGGATGCCGTACATCGTCATGACGGCGCTGTCGTTCCTGCTCGGCGTGTTAATCATCATCCCGATTGGCGGCGCGGACATGCCGGTCGTCGTGTCGATGTTGAACTCGTATTCCGGCTGGGCCGCGGCGGGCATCGGCTTCTCGCTGAATAACGCGATGCTGATCATCGCGGGTTCGCTCGTCGGGTCGTCGGGTGCGATCCTGTCGTACATCATGTGTAAGGCGATGAACCGCTCGTTCTTCAACGTGATCCTGGGCGGCTTCGGCGGCGATGTAGGTACGACGGCGGCGGGCGAACAGGCGCAGCGGCCCGTCAAATCCGGCTCGGCCGACGATGCGACTTTCATCATGAGCAACGCGGAATCCGTGATCATCGTGCCGGGCTACGGCCTGGCGGTGGCGCGCGCCCAGCACTCCCTGAAGGAACTGGTGGAAAAGCTGACCCACAAGGGCGTGGCGGTGCGGTACGCGATCCACCCGGTGGCGGGCCGCATGCCGGGCCACATGAACGTGCTGCTGGCCGAAGCCGAGGTGCCGTACGACCAGGTGTTCGAGATGGAAGACATCAACGCGGAGTTCGGCCAGACGGATGTCGTGCTGGTGCTGGGCGCGAACGACGTCGTGAACCCGGCGGCCAAGGACCCGAAATCGCCGATCGCGGGCATGCCGATTCTCGAGGCCTATAAAGCCAAGAGCATCATCGTCAACAAGCGGTCGATGGCGTCGGGGTATGCCGGGTTGGACAACGATCTGTTCTATCAGCCGAACACGATGATGGTGTTCGGGGATGCCAAGAAGGTCATTGAGGATATGGTGAAGGCGGTGGACTGA
- a CDS encoding thiolase family protein, whose amino-acid sequence MSNIYIAGIAMTVFGRQVERSVEDLAGEALNGALLDAGCAAADIGAAFYAGITNGALQGQLSIPGQVVFSKIGIEGIPVFNVENACASGSTAVHLAVQHLKAGACDVALALGAEKMNVPDKAKSLALFEAGWDVARVDENFATLAALGDGVVPPAGSESDRPYSRFMKIYAAMCRYHMKTYGTTQRQIAAVSAKNHQHSVHNPHSQYRKPFTIDEVLAAPPITYPITLPMCAPVTDGAAAAILCTEEGLRRLGIPRSRCVRIAASVIRSFTHRPVDAPEKSIGHLAALQAYAQAGLGPGDIDVAEVHDASAMGEIIQAENLALVPFGQGGPAAERGEFTLGGRIPINTSGGLESKGHPLGATGIGQLYELVTQLRGEAGSRQVQGARHAIQENGGGLQGVEEAALAIHILSRD is encoded by the coding sequence ATGAGTAACATATATATTGCCGGCATCGCCATGACGGTGTTCGGCCGGCAAGTCGAGCGCAGTGTCGAGGATCTCGCGGGCGAAGCACTGAACGGCGCGTTGCTCGACGCCGGCTGCGCCGCGGCCGACATCGGCGCGGCGTTCTACGCAGGCATCACCAACGGGGCGCTGCAGGGACAATTGTCGATTCCGGGCCAGGTCGTGTTCAGCAAGATCGGCATCGAAGGCATCCCGGTGTTCAACGTCGAAAACGCATGTGCCTCCGGCAGCACGGCGGTACACCTGGCCGTGCAGCACTTGAAGGCCGGCGCCTGCGACGTCGCGCTGGCGCTGGGCGCGGAAAAGATGAACGTGCCCGACAAGGCGAAGTCGCTGGCGTTGTTCGAAGCGGGATGGGACGTGGCCCGCGTCGACGAGAATTTCGCGACCCTCGCTGCGCTGGGCGACGGCGTCGTGCCGCCGGCCGGCTCGGAATCCGACCGGCCGTACAGCCGCTTCATGAAGATCTACGCGGCGATGTGCCGCTACCACATGAAGACGTACGGCACCACGCAGCGTCAGATCGCGGCTGTCTCGGCCAAGAACCACCAGCACTCTGTGCACAACCCGCATTCGCAATACCGCAAGCCGTTCACCATCGACGAGGTGCTGGCCGCGCCGCCGATCACGTATCCGATCACCTTGCCGATGTGCGCGCCCGTCACCGACGGCGCCGCCGCTGCGATCCTCTGTACCGAGGAAGGCTTGCGCCGCCTTGGCATCCCGCGCAGCCGCTGCGTGCGCATCGCGGCCAGCGTAATCCGCAGCTTCACGCACCGCCCGGTCGATGCGCCGGAGAAAAGCATCGGTCATCTCGCCGCGTTGCAGGCGTATGCGCAGGCCGGCCTGGGGCCCGGCGACATCGACGTGGCCGAGGTGCATGACGCGTCCGCGATGGGGGAAATCATCCAGGCCGAGAACTTGGCACTGGTACCGTTCGGCCAGGGCGGCCCGGCTGCCGAGAGGGGCGAGTTCACGCTGGGCGGGCGCATCCCGATCAACACGTCCGGCGGTCTCGAATCCAAGGGCCACCCGCTGGGCGCGACCGGCATCGGACAGCTCTACGAACTGGTCACGCAATTGCGCGGCGAAGCGGGCTCGCGGCAGGTGCAGGGCGCCCGTCACGCGATCCAGGAAAACGGCGGTGGTCTGCAGGGCGTCGAAGAGGCAGCCCTCGCCATCCATATCTTGAGCCGCGACTGA
- a CDS encoding LysR family transcriptional regulator: MQALRLDLNLFRVLDAIYVQGGITAAARALHLTQPAVTHALNRLRDHFGDPLFVRQGNRVLPTERTLAMIDDVQRHLRGLQGTLRLDAEVRPETLDLDMTIGARDLLESLALPALAEAFAAEAPGLRLVNRRVPLDAVERGLAGGQLDLVFERRLRVGPRVVSQYLFDETLVVVMRRDHPLAHELGRNDYFAAGHVSVSPLGEPSTLDVLLGGQGRYRKIQLVSQHHFSACEIVAAGDLLLTLPRFYALKMAALLPIVVKALPLRVKPYPIFAYWHEVREADRIHQWFRQRAIGIVCAASAQAGMLDP, from the coding sequence ATGCAGGCACTCCGCCTCGACCTGAACCTGTTCCGCGTCCTCGACGCCATCTATGTGCAGGGCGGGATCACGGCGGCGGCGCGCGCGCTGCACCTGACACAGCCAGCCGTCACCCATGCGCTGAACCGCCTACGCGACCATTTCGGCGACCCGCTATTCGTGCGCCAGGGAAACCGCGTGCTCCCGACCGAACGGACCCTGGCGATGATCGACGACGTGCAGCGCCACCTGCGCGGCCTGCAGGGCACGCTGCGGCTGGATGCCGAGGTGCGGCCCGAGACGCTCGACCTGGACATGACCATCGGCGCGCGCGACCTGCTCGAATCGCTCGCGCTGCCGGCACTGGCGGAGGCGTTCGCGGCCGAGGCGCCGGGCCTGCGGCTCGTGAACCGGCGCGTGCCGCTCGACGCGGTCGAGCGAGGCCTGGCCGGCGGCCAGCTCGACCTCGTGTTCGAACGCCGCCTGCGCGTGGGGCCGCGTGTGGTGAGCCAATACCTGTTCGACGAGACGCTGGTCGTCGTGATGCGGCGCGACCACCCGCTCGCGCACGAACTGGGTCGCAACGATTATTTCGCTGCCGGGCACGTGAGTGTGTCGCCGCTGGGCGAACCGAGCACGCTCGACGTGCTGCTCGGCGGCCAGGGGCGCTACCGCAAGATCCAGCTGGTCTCGCAACATCATTTCTCGGCCTGCGAGATCGTCGCCGCCGGCGACCTACTGCTGACGCTACCCCGCTTTTACGCGCTGAAGATGGCAGCCCTGCTGCCGATCGTCGTCAAGGCGTTGCCGCTGCGGGTGAAGCCCTATCCGATCTTCGCCTATTGGCACGAGGTGCGCGAAGCGGACCGCATCCACCAGTGGTTCCGGCAGCGGGCGATCGGGATCGTGTGCGCGGCGTCGGCGCAGGCCGGGATGCTGGACCCGTAA
- a CDS encoding TetR/AcrR family transcriptional regulator, which yields MTASSNQRGRLRPQGVRTRNAIVKMARALLLEGGSLEFTLREIALRAGISISNLQYYFPTRLAVLRAVLEPVIEAYMRDLRRAVDEGTAPRDKLSVLMARALQDTKNVESSALWCHFVSLVAIDRDTAQLLDEWYATLSREIAVLVRAVNPAFTSAEGREIATLLIAMVDGLIVRTGTGKRQGKDPNALDAIFLATVGCLLDGHIGRS from the coding sequence ATGACAGCCTCCAGTAACCAGCGCGGCCGCCTGCGGCCCCAGGGCGTGCGGACCCGGAACGCCATCGTCAAGATGGCACGCGCGTTGCTGCTCGAAGGCGGCAGCCTCGAATTCACGCTGCGGGAAATCGCGCTGCGCGCCGGGATCAGCATCAGCAATCTGCAGTATTACTTTCCGACGCGGCTCGCCGTGCTGCGGGCCGTGCTCGAACCCGTGATCGAGGCCTATATGCGTGACCTGCGGCGTGCCGTGGACGAAGGAACCGCGCCACGGGACAAGCTGTCCGTGCTCATGGCAAGGGCGTTGCAGGACACGAAGAACGTGGAAAGCTCCGCGCTGTGGTGCCATTTCGTGTCGCTGGTCGCCATCGACCGGGACACCGCGCAGCTGCTGGACGAGTGGTACGCGACACTGTCGCGCGAGATCGCCGTTCTGGTGCGCGCCGTCAATCCAGCGTTCACGTCCGCCGAGGGCAGGGAGATTGCCACGTTGCTCATCGCGATGGTCGACGGCCTCATCGTGCGGACCGGCACCGGCAAGCGTCAGGGCAAGGATCCGAACGCGCTGGACGCGATATTCCTCGCGACGGTCGGTTGCCTGCTCGATGGCCACATCGGCCGGTCCTGA
- a CDS encoding Re/Si-specific NAD(P)(+) transhydrogenase subunit alpha, which yields MKIGIPAESRPGETRVAATPETVKKLAANHQVIVQSGAGLRASIADEAYTAAGAVMGTAPDAFGADIVLKVRAPDGAERALMKRDAVLIGMLDPFDTANLAAMASAGLWAFALEAVPRITRAQSMDVLSSQANIAGYKAVIMAANVYGRFMPMLMTAAGTVKAARVLIMGVGVAGLQAIATAKRLGAVIEASDVRPPVKEQVESLGAKFIDVPYLTDEEREIAAGTGGYARAMPADWMRRQAELVHERAKLADIVITTALIPGRRAPVLIGEETVKAMKPGSVIVDLAVAQGGNCPLSEMDKTVVRHGVHIIGQPDLATLVPADASALYARNVLDFLKLIIDKEGKLAIDREDEIIRATLVCAGAEVLRKSA from the coding sequence ATGAAAATAGGAATACCGGCCGAATCACGTCCGGGCGAGACACGGGTCGCCGCCACACCCGAGACCGTAAAAAAGCTGGCGGCCAACCATCAGGTGATCGTCCAGTCGGGCGCGGGCCTGCGGGCCTCGATCGCGGACGAGGCCTACACCGCCGCCGGCGCCGTCATGGGCACTGCGCCTGACGCCTTCGGCGCCGACATCGTCCTCAAGGTGCGCGCACCGGACGGCGCGGAACGCGCGCTGATGAAGCGCGACGCCGTCCTGATCGGCATGCTCGATCCGTTCGACACCGCGAACCTGGCCGCCATGGCCAGCGCCGGCCTGTGGGCCTTCGCGCTGGAAGCCGTGCCGCGCATCACGCGGGCGCAATCGATGGACGTGCTGTCGTCGCAGGCGAACATCGCCGGCTACAAGGCCGTCATCATGGCCGCCAACGTCTACGGCCGCTTCATGCCGATGCTGATGACGGCCGCCGGCACGGTCAAGGCCGCCCGCGTGCTGATCATGGGCGTGGGCGTGGCCGGCCTTCAGGCGATCGCCACCGCCAAGCGCCTGGGCGCCGTGATCGAGGCGTCGGACGTGCGCCCGCCCGTCAAGGAACAGGTCGAATCGCTCGGCGCCAAATTCATCGACGTGCCCTACCTCACCGACGAGGAACGCGAGATCGCGGCCGGCACCGGCGGCTATGCGCGCGCGATGCCGGCGGACTGGATGCGGCGCCAGGCGGAGCTCGTGCACGAGCGCGCCAAGCTGGCCGACATCGTCATCACCACCGCGCTGATTCCGGGCCGCCGGGCGCCGGTGCTGATCGGCGAGGAGACCGTCAAGGCCATGAAGCCCGGCTCGGTGATCGTCGACCTCGCCGTCGCGCAGGGCGGCAACTGCCCGCTTTCCGAAATGGACAAGACTGTCGTGCGGCACGGCGTGCACATCATCGGCCAGCCCGACCTGGCCACGCTCGTCCCGGCCGATGCGTCGGCCCTGTACGCCCGCAACGTGCTGGACTTCCTCAAGCTGATCATCGACAAGGAAGGCAAGCTCGCCATCGACCGCGAGGACGAAATCATCCGCGCCACACTCGTCTGCGCCGGCGCCGAAGTCCTGCGCAAGAGCGCGTGA
- a CDS encoding proton-translocating transhydrogenase family protein, with amino-acid sequence MEVSHTIINLIIFVLAVYVGYHVVWTVTPALHTPLMAVTNAVSAIIIVGAMLAAALTTGVVGQVAGTIAVLLAAVNVFGGFLVTQRMLEMFKKKDGKAKAGGRA; translated from the coding sequence ATGGAAGTCAGTCATACCATCATCAACCTCATCATCTTCGTGCTGGCCGTGTACGTCGGCTACCACGTCGTCTGGACCGTCACGCCGGCCCTGCACACGCCGCTGATGGCCGTCACCAACGCCGTCTCCGCCATCATCATCGTCGGCGCCATGCTGGCCGCCGCGCTGACCACCGGCGTCGTCGGCCAGGTCGCGGGCACGATCGCGGTTCTGCTTGCCGCCGTCAACGTGTTCGGCGGCTTCCTCGTCACGCAGCGCATGTTGGAGATGTTCAAGAAGAAAGACGGTAAGGCGAAAGCGGGAGGCCGCGCATGA
- a CDS encoding sensor domain-containing diguanylate cyclase → MSIPSLLRGKSPARTICWLLLVDFVFCIGFAVWTRTLAYQSRIQEGVVAAQTMSDAAIHHAESTLDTVGWMLEGVVERVEADGSEETSLGRLMLTRVQEKGSPLDSLTVIDRRGNAVATTREQGGAGLDDALHASITYHESHADRGIHVVPPAGRQVVTVSRRIDDGDGRYAGLVLATIPVRYFQDHYKRMVPGRHGAVALALADGTPLARLPQETGPAAPAAPIRLKTKANEIELLHSVARSDKYSLAVDAAVGKDDVLADWRRVTWQESAALAGEMLGVYLVCFWVIAQMRVRERLERTLRTTQEALEKQNAALARLADTDGLTGLHNRRHLDERMAAEVARAARERTPLSLIMMDVDFFKRYNDTYGHAAGDDCLRMVARVLAATVNRPADLAARFGGEEFAVLLPNTSQEGARGIAEAICEGVRAAGLPHRASDLGFVTISAGVATIVPAPGDGVRALVETADAALYEAKESGRNRVGAH, encoded by the coding sequence TTGTCAATTCCATCCCTGTTACGCGGCAAATCGCCGGCCCGCACGATCTGCTGGCTGCTGCTCGTCGATTTCGTGTTCTGCATCGGCTTTGCGGTCTGGACCCGGACGCTCGCCTACCAGAGCCGGATCCAAGAGGGCGTCGTGGCGGCGCAGACGATGTCCGACGCCGCCATCCATCATGCCGAGTCCACGCTGGACACGGTCGGCTGGATGCTGGAAGGCGTCGTCGAGCGCGTCGAGGCGGACGGCAGCGAGGAGACATCGCTGGGTCGCCTGATGCTGACGCGCGTGCAGGAAAAGGGTTCGCCGCTCGACAGCCTGACCGTGATCGATCGCAGAGGAAACGCGGTGGCCACGACGCGGGAGCAGGGCGGGGCCGGCCTGGACGACGCCCTACATGCCAGTATCACGTACCACGAGTCGCATGCCGACCGCGGCATCCACGTCGTTCCTCCGGCCGGACGCCAGGTCGTGACGGTGTCGCGCCGCATCGACGACGGCGACGGCCGCTATGCCGGCCTGGTCCTCGCCACGATCCCGGTCCGGTATTTCCAGGATCACTACAAACGCATGGTCCCGGGACGGCACGGTGCCGTCGCGCTGGCGCTGGCCGATGGCACGCCGCTGGCACGCCTGCCGCAGGAGACCGGCCCCGCCGCCCCCGCGGCCCCGATCCGGCTGAAGACGAAAGCGAACGAGATCGAGCTGCTGCACAGCGTCGCGCGTTCGGACAAGTATTCGCTGGCCGTCGATGCGGCGGTCGGCAAGGACGACGTGCTGGCCGACTGGCGCCGCGTCACCTGGCAGGAAAGCGCGGCGCTGGCGGGCGAGATGCTCGGCGTGTATCTCGTCTGCTTCTGGGTGATTGCCCAGATGCGCGTGCGCGAACGCCTGGAGCGCACCCTGCGCACCACCCAGGAAGCGCTCGAAAAACAGAATGCGGCGCTCGCCCGGCTGGCGGATACGGACGGCCTGACGGGCCTGCACAACCGCCGCCATCTCGACGAGCGCATGGCCGCGGAAGTCGCGCGCGCCGCGCGCGAGCGCACGCCGCTGTCGCTGATCATGATGGACGTGGACTTCTTCAAGCGCTACAACGACACCTACGGCCACGCGGCGGGCGACGACTGCCTGCGCATGGTGGCGCGCGTCCTGGCCGCCACCGTCAACCGGCCCGCCGACCTCGCGGCGCGCTTCGGCGGCGAAGAATTCGCCGTGCTGTTGCCGAACACGTCACAGGAAGGCGCGCGCGGCATCGCGGAGGCGATCTGCGAGGGCGTCCGCGCGGCTGGCCTGCCGCACCGCGCGAGCGACTTGGGCTTCGTCACGATCAGCGCCGGCGTCGCCACCATTGTCCCGGCGCCCGGTGACGGCGTCCGCGCCCTCGTCGAGACGGCGGATGCCGCGCTCTACGAAGCCAAGGAATCGGGACGCAACCGCGTCGGCGCACACTAG
- a CDS encoding acyl-CoA dehydrogenase family protein, producing the protein MDFSLSQRSHDWLQRLDRFMCEEVEPAEAVYAAQLAGGADWTKWRQPAIMETLKARARALGLWNLFLPERDHGGAGLSNVEYAALAERMGHSFIAPEVFNCNAPDTGNMEVLVRYGSPEQQARWLEPLLAGEIRSAFCMTEPAVASSDATNMRATATIEGDEIVLNGRKWWTTGIGHPHVRFAIFMGLTDPTAEKHRRHSMVICPLDTPGVTVGRMLPVFGTYDEPSGHGEVSFDNVRLPVSNIILGPGRGFEIAQGRLGPGRIHHCMRALGAAERALALLCARGQERVAFGQPLVKLGGNSDVIADLRMAIEQARLLTLKAAWTIDTQGVKAAMSLISQIKVVAPAVLQQAVDAAIQIHGAAGLSDDTPLAALFAYARSLRIADGPDAVHRGLVAKLELREQATKREARA; encoded by the coding sequence ATGGATTTCTCCCTCTCCCAACGCAGCCACGACTGGCTCCAGCGCCTCGACCGCTTCATGTGCGAGGAGGTCGAACCGGCGGAAGCCGTGTATGCCGCCCAACTGGCCGGCGGTGCCGACTGGACGAAGTGGCGCCAGCCGGCGATCATGGAAACTCTGAAGGCGCGAGCCCGCGCGCTCGGGCTGTGGAATCTGTTCCTGCCGGAGCGCGACCACGGCGGCGCGGGGCTATCCAACGTCGAATACGCCGCGCTGGCCGAGCGCATGGGCCATTCGTTCATCGCGCCCGAAGTCTTCAACTGCAATGCGCCGGATACCGGCAACATGGAAGTGCTGGTCCGCTACGGCTCGCCCGAGCAGCAGGCACGCTGGCTGGAACCGCTGCTCGCCGGCGAGATCCGCTCCGCCTTCTGCATGACGGAACCGGCAGTGGCATCGTCCGACGCGACGAATATGCGGGCCACCGCGACGATCGAGGGCGACGAGATCGTACTGAACGGCCGCAAATGGTGGACGACCGGCATCGGCCATCCGCACGTGCGCTTTGCCATCTTCATGGGCCTGACCGATCCGACGGCCGAGAAGCACCGACGCCATTCGATGGTCATCTGCCCGCTCGACACGCCGGGCGTGACCGTCGGCCGCATGCTGCCCGTGTTCGGCACGTACGACGAACCGTCCGGCCACGGCGAAGTCAGCTTCGACAATGTCCGCCTGCCGGTGTCGAACATCATCCTCGGCCCGGGCCGCGGCTTCGAGATCGCCCAGGGACGCCTCGGCCCCGGCCGCATCCACCACTGCATGCGCGCGCTGGGCGCGGCCGAACGCGCGCTTGCGCTGCTATGCGCGCGCGGCCAGGAGCGCGTCGCGTTCGGCCAGCCGCTCGTCAAACTCGGCGGCAACTCCGACGTCATCGCGGACCTGCGCATGGCGATCGAACAGGCGCGCCTTCTGACGCTGAAGGCCGCGTGGACCATCGACACGCAGGGCGTGAAGGCGGCCATGAGCCTGATCTCGCAGATCAAGGTCGTTGCGCCGGCGGTCCTGCAGCAGGCGGTGGATGCGGCGATCCAGATCCATGGTGCCGCCGGCCTGTCGGACGACACGCCGCTCGCCGCATTGTTCGCCTATGCGCGCTCGCTACGCATCGCGGACGGGCCGGATGCGGTGCATCGGGGCCTCGTCGCCAAGCTCGAACTGCGCGAGCAGGCCACCAAGCGGGAGGCCCGCGCATGA
- a CDS encoding NAD(P)/FAD-dependent oxidoreductase: MASNTATKFRSIGGWIERPAHPQPTLHGHVSADVIVVGAGFAGLNTALELRARGASVIVLERDFAGFGASGRNAGYLGGSMAVEFEMFAKRVGHEQARKIVRFYDAGVDYVEGKLAEYGIDCDYNPSGIIRAGVHPAHEKKLRKDMATGLELGSVTRFLDHADMRARGIPPAFLFGYYTERGGTLDPGKYVTGLRRAALDAGVQIYENTALRSYTEGSTVRAETAQGSASAPFLVLATNAYTPQLGLLGNKVMPLRVSAIETEPLSPAQLAALGWPGREGIMTPHWVMESHRLTARNTLVITTKRIDYVYGSQTPNVPDDSAYQALATALRDRFPMLQGLGIRSCWSGYISMAYDALPVVGESGEFRNILYSAGCTGHGVATQSMMGQMLADWITGTAHPHLAALDHKTPSTLPEPLQWCAVKGTLALTNMLDEALNRKVRRMGDEA, encoded by the coding sequence ATGGCCAGCAACACTGCAACGAAGTTCCGCTCGATCGGCGGCTGGATCGAACGGCCGGCGCACCCGCAGCCCACGCTCCATGGTCACGTCAGCGCGGACGTGATCGTCGTCGGCGCCGGCTTCGCGGGACTGAACACCGCACTGGAGCTGAGGGCGCGCGGCGCGTCCGTGATCGTGCTCGAACGCGACTTCGCCGGCTTCGGCGCGAGCGGGCGCAACGCCGGCTACCTCGGCGGCAGCATGGCGGTCGAATTCGAGATGTTCGCCAAGCGCGTCGGGCACGAACAGGCGCGCAAGATCGTCCGCTTCTACGACGCGGGCGTCGATTACGTGGAAGGCAAGCTTGCTGAATACGGCATCGACTGCGACTACAACCCGTCGGGCATCATCCGCGCAGGCGTTCATCCGGCGCACGAAAAGAAGCTGCGCAAGGACATGGCGACCGGCCTCGAACTCGGCTCCGTGACGCGCTTCCTGGACCACGCCGACATGCGTGCACGCGGCATTCCGCCGGCGTTCCTGTTCGGGTACTACACAGAACGCGGGGGCACGCTGGACCCCGGCAAATACGTGACGGGATTGCGGCGCGCAGCCCTCGACGCCGGCGTCCAGATCTACGAAAACACGGCGCTGCGATCGTACACCGAAGGCAGCACCGTGCGCGCCGAGACGGCGCAGGGCAGTGCGAGCGCGCCGTTCCTCGTGCTGGCCACGAATGCGTACACGCCGCAACTGGGCCTGCTGGGGAACAAGGTGATGCCGCTGCGGGTGTCGGCCATCGAGACCGAACCGTTGTCGCCGGCGCAGCTGGCGGCGCTGGGCTGGCCGGGGCGGGAAGGCATCATGACGCCGCACTGGGTCATGGAAAGCCATCGCCTCACCGCGCGCAACACGCTCGTGATCACGACGAAGCGGATCGACTATGTCTACGGTTCACAGACGCCGAACGTACCGGATGACAGCGCATACCAGGCGCTGGCAACGGCGCTGCGCGACCGTTTCCCGATGTTGCAGGGGCTGGGCATCCGCTCGTGCTGGAGCGGCTACATCAGCATGGCTTACGATGCGCTGCCGGTGGTCGGGGAGTCCGGGGAGTTTCGCAACATCTTGTATTCGGCCGGATGCACCGGGCACGGCGTTGCCACGCAATCGATGATGGGCCAGATGCTGGCCGACTGGATCACCGGCACGGCGCATCCGCACTTGGCCGCGCTGGACCACAAGACGCCATCGACCTTACCGGAGCCGTTGCAGTGGTGCGCCGTCAAAGGGACGCTGGCGCTGACCAACATGCTCGACGAAGCGTTGAACCGCAAAGTTCGCCGCATGGGCGACGAGGCGTGA